The genomic window ttcctcttcttctttaacGAATAACAGAGAACTTAAGAGCTTGCTAAAAAACGTGTTATAAAggaataaaaaaactaatttttttcccATTATCAAAGCAATACATGACTTTTATAGACAATATTTTCTACCAAACACAACTACTACCACTAATCAACCTAGTAAGTTGTGAAACGTTTCTTGTACACTAAAACAAGCGAACTAAACAAGTCATTCAACTACCTAAACACATCAAGCTTTCATCTATAGTACTCTAATTCAGTTTTAACTAGGTCTTAACTAAACTCTGATGATACTCATAGAGCCCTCGTTTTTACGCTAAAATATGGAAAAACAAGTCTATCGATCTGTGAACTAACAAGTTCGCCCAAAGTATCTAGGTTGGCAGATTGTCTCACATAAAGAGTTCGCCAAACCCCAGAGTCTGCCAAATGGCGAATTCTAGCGAGACGTTCCTCAATTAGGCGTACTATCAAATCTACGCAATATGCCACCCAAACATTTAATGGACAAATTACCACTCTATCCTTTTTCCTACCCTTAGCTTAATCAACTATACGCCAAACAATATATCAATATAGTCTATGCCGGGCGGGCTGGTGAAACACAACATCAAAAATTACCCAAAAATTTAAGTACATAAACTCACAttgcttcttttttctttaacaACTTAGCTTGTCTAAACACCAAAGCTTCATTCGTTCTGACAGCTAAGCATAACAATCATTTATCAGTTAGTTAGAAGGTATTCAAACTTTAAAACCCAAATTCCATAATTATGCAAAAACTCTTCGAAAATTCTTACTTCTCTTTCCTTTAATCCATAAGTACATGGAGGCTTAGGGTTTACCAGCTTACCAAATTCTTGGCTTCTCAGACTTCAAACCTGACCTTTACCACCTCATGTAGAGCTTTCTTGAACCTTATCTTCTTCTTCAGAGTAACCGAAGAAGATGTTACAGACGAGAAAGAGACTACCAACTATTTTCAGGAGAATTTTTTCCtcttcacacacatatatatagccAAAGTTGAACGATCTCCTTAGTCCATTTTAACCAATCACTgctaatcattttgtctcccactaggGAGATAACAGGTTCCAAACTAACTAAACCAGAATTAAGATCTAACTAATCATAATTCAATaactaaattttttgaattttctcggTAGAGCTCGACAATTTgctaatctatttaatttaatcctaacCTTCCTTAAATTTCAAGACCAAAAAGATAATCGGGTGTGACAAACAAGCTATACCACAAGGTGTTTGTTTGTAGTAAGTGGTATAACTTTGGCCTTGTTGAAATAAGAAAGATTATGAATTGTTTCAGTTAGAATATGTTGGAGCTCGAAGAAAGCATTGATGAAACAATTATTGCTATAACCAACAATCTTCATCTCACTTGGCCTAAGAAAGTTAATATTCATGCCTCTTCTCTTTCCGTTGTATATGTTGCTTTGTATACAATCACCACTAGGAACTGGCTTCCTATGAACCAGAGAGATTTAGTGGGTAAACGAGTGGCCATTCTTTTGAAGAATGTACTGGAGATGGTCAAATTCAAACTAGGTCAGATTATTTTTTATGAGACTATGAAGAATGCTAAAGAAGTCCACCATCATTATTTGCTACCATTCCGCTCCCTTATCTTTCATGTGTTGCACATTCAAACTCCCATAATTGTTCGAGTAACAAAAGAATTTGAGAAGTTTATGGTAGAATTGATGTTTTCCCACAAGTGGTTAGAAGGGAAACACCGTGAATTATCCAACCAGCTTCTGGTTCTGGCTCTGATAACATAGAGATAGAGGAAGATGCTCAACCTCAAGATGTGCCCATTGTTCCAAACACCTAAACCATCCCCTCAAGCATTAAGCAAAAGACTATTGTTGAGTTAAACTCTAACATTGAGTTTAATCAGAGACATGTAGAGAGGTTGTGCATGGAGGCCAAAGCTGTAAAAAAGGTGATTTACAGACAAAAGGCCTCGCATGCGACACCTCTTACCCGATCCAATCATCGGGTCCAAGTAACAAGATGTAACATTCGTTTCCGGAGCAACTATTGAAAAACTTACAGTAAAATCTTCATTTCACATCATTAATCATGCAATCAACAATAATACAAATTGaaaaacatgaacattctttccAGGGTTTTATACGAGCATACGAATGCTTTAAAGTCAACTCAAGATCAAATAGAGACCTTTttgtaacatttttaaaatttctaatcaAGTATACCATAAAAAAATCATTCAGATATTTAATCATGTCATAAATACCTAGATAATAAGATACATAATTAAATGcataccttaattgagcttacgaaagctcctTTATAGACCTGAGCATGAGTTAGGACCAAATtgcaatattttcaaaatttccatATCAGGTATCGCTACCCCATATAAGTACCAATACCAATTTGcaattatgtttcttttataaaaatcaaGCCAAAGTCAAATCTATCGATACCCCTGTAAAGTATCAGTACCCTCATACAATATATCAAATAGCAAAATTTCTCACGTATAATCGATTCTCTAACCAAATACAAAATGAACTTTCTTTTACAGAATTATCATTCTAAAGCATACCAATATCTCCAACATATTTCCAAAACTTCTAACTGGTACATATTTTGGTATTTGTCACAAAATTTTGTTTCGCTTATATTTGTGTGtattcattataatttaattatatatatataaatattttgttggtttttcaaaatatttaatgtCCTAATCGATTATTATTTGTGCTTATATAGAACTACAAACTTTGTTACGGatctagaaaaaaaaacatattaatttctatttaatttatttaaagcctatataaactATTTAAATCCTAATTTTTaacatgtttttttaaaataaatttagttttctatttatttgtcaatttttaaaattatataaaaattctatattgtatatttatatttgaatataccaattaaaattaaaaatagacattattaaaaatgtttttagattgaaaatctaaaaatatttctCAAATAATACATTagattatatgtttttaatatacacataaaattttattcatttacaaTATAATTCTTAAATTACAAAAACAGTGGGAAACTTAGATTTATTAAGGATAAAAGCTTTTGAATCTAACAATAGGACACCATAGGTCATGAATTATAGTAAACctttagaaattttggtattaCCTTATTATGGGTTGAATGGGTACAAATCTCTCATTTTTCTAATAAACACATTTTCTTCCAAAAATATTTGGTGCAAACTTTTTGGTCAAGTAAGGTTGGAAATGGGTCCAAGTTTAGCAATAGTAAAGTTTTAGGAGTGGAGAGACTTAGGGGTCATCCCATCCGACATTGCTTTACAAAAAGGATATCTTTATGCAAAACAACAACCgcctttagaaaagaaaaatagaaccgTATGCCGtccttaataataaaaaaagagacgGCTTTGCTTTCCCTTATAGTCAAACCACAATTATTGATCCTTTCATGTTGCAAGGTCTTGGTTTACTCTTACTACAATTCCACACTCTACTTTGCTCACccataaccctaaaccctaaggTTGAAACGAATCTCCATAATTTGCAAGCATCATCCACGTCAAAAAAGATTGGATCCATCAATCCTCCCTTAAAGCTCGCCGGACATGGTACCATAACTTGAAACATTATAACAAAGGGTCTTGAGACCAGGCAAGGAAGGTGGTGTAGACCATTTCAACCCTGCCCTGTCGCTCAGAAACCTCAACAGTTCCTTTCGAGATATTGTTTAGTTCCAAAATGTTGGACAAGAATGGACCACCTTGGcatttttgtttggttttaaaAATAGTTGCTTGTCATTGTTGTTCAtgatttcttcttcatcttcaccATTATCATCCGAAGCTGCATCAGTGCACTCTTGTAATTCTAAAGCACGCTTCAGTTTCTTCAACACTGCAGCCATTGTTGGCCGTTTATGCCTATCATTGTTCAGGCACTTTAAAGCAATACCTACGTATGCTTTCAAGCACCCTGGAGAAATCTGACCTTTAAGATTGGGATCCATAATCTGTTTAAGCTTGCCAACTTTGATGCAATGCCGAACCCACTCTGCCAGGGTTGGCTGTTCATCATCGAGCCTTAAATCCACTGCCGGTCTAGCGCATAGCATCTCAAATAGAACTACCCCAAAGCTATACACATCGGACTTCACTGATAGGCGGCTAGTTTCAAAGTACTCAGGGTCTACGTACCCGAACGTACCCCTAACACCAGTTGTGACATGGCTGCGTGATAAGCTTGTCGGTCCAAATCTGGATAGACCAAAATCTGAAATCTTGGCAACCAAATTATCGTCTAAGAGAATGTTGCTGGGCTTGATATCCCTGTGGATGATCTTGGTGTTTTCGCCGTGAAGGTATTTAATCCCACGGGCAACACCAATGCTGATTTCAAGTCTTTGTTTCCATGACAATGGAGGACCCTTTGTGCTGTAGAGATGATCCCGGAGGGTTCCCCCTGGCATGTACTCATAAACAATGATCTTCACACCTTCATCACAACAACCTATTAGAGATACCAGATGCCGGTACCGGAGATCAGATAGCATTTTGATTTCGGCCTCGAACTCCTTGGAACCTTGAGTTGATGTTGGCTTCAGTGCCTTTATAGCTACAGGAGTTCCACCGTCTATGCAGCCTTTGAAAACTCTACCGAAACCACCATTGCCAATCACTAGAGCTCTGTCAAAGTTGTTGGTGGCATCTCGGAGTTCTTCGAGTGTGAAGCGTCTGCAAAGTCCTCTTAGTGTCACAGACTTGTCCTTCTCGTTGCTTTCCTttctcctaaaaataaaaatagtgagACCAAGTAGCAAGATGAGAGTGAAAGCAGCTAGCGTCGCCCCGCTGATGATGAACACCAATTTTCTGTCCCTAGACTTGTCGGCTTCTGGGATCTTGGAAACTGGATTTACTCCGGCTGCAAGATTGCTTTGAGAGTCACTGAGCTTAAAAACTTCCAAACCATTTAAGATAGGATCAGAGTCTAAAGCTCTCAACTTATTGTTGCTGTTGTTGTTTCCCAAAGATAAAAAAAGATGAGTTTTACCATAGTTTCCTACCTTTGGCATCTTGACAACATGATCTCTGTAAACAGCAACCCCCCTTCTCCCACTCCAAGTAATCACATCTTCCACAGCGTCAGTCTTTCCATTTCCAATTCTTACAACAAACTTGTTCCTTCCATGCTTTGTTACCTCGGGGTGATTGTGAAGCTCACACAAGTGAAGTCTTACAAAGTATGTAAACCCTGAATCAACGGTCAAATTCCAGGAAAGGCTCTTCTGTTTGTTTGTGCACCGTGCTGTTTGATAAACCTTTGCAGGTGCAACATAAGGAGCAATCTTCCAGTATTTGATTGGAGCAGTTGAATTGACAACACAGTCGCCTGAACCTACGAAACAGGCCTCGTCGTCTAACCATCTCCGATACAAGCCTGAGTCATTAGCCGGCGAAATAGAATCCCCACCAATGTTTAACCGGTGCATCAGTTCAAGGGCTGTACTGTTTGGAACAGCAAACCCATTTGGCATGGGTCTAGCTCTTGATATGTAATAAAGATGGGCGGGCATAGAGATAATCTCAATCCCATTTACGAAAGCAAAAGCACCCAAAGGAACCGAAGAAGGAGAAAACGTTATGTTTAAAACCTGGTTTTCTTGTATGTGTAAACAGAATTCTTTATCCAAAGTTTTCAACCCTAAAGACTGAGCAGTAAGAGAAGGACTAAAGTGTGTAAGGAGAGTGAAAGGCCCAGCAGTAACAGTGAAGAAGTCGCCGGGACTTTGAAATCCATGGTAAGCGCTAGGATTAAAAAACAAGCGCAGGAATTTGTGGCCTGGAGTAACCGGGAAAGAGTAAGTGAATGGAGACTGAAAAATTCGAGCAGTCAAATATGGAACTGGATCAATCGAGGGGTTCAAGTTAGTGGCTTTTGAGACTATAGATGTCTCATTTGGTTGATGAGAAGCAATAAACTTTGAGCCAGGGGTAGAATCACCGGCCCATTCACGGCCGTTGAGGTCAATTGAATTACTAGAGGAACCACAGTTAAGGAAGATATTTTCAGCAT from Gossypium hirsutum isolate 1008001.06 chromosome D12, Gossypium_hirsutum_v2.1, whole genome shotgun sequence includes these protein-coding regions:
- the LOC107945261 gene encoding receptor-like protein kinase FERONIA gives rise to the protein MNSPTNPQFVHFFFIFINYLCFTDAENIFLNCGSSSNSIDLNGREWAGDSTPGSKFIASHQPNETSIVSKATNLNPSIDPVPYLTARIFQSPFTYSFPVTPGHKFLRLFFNPSAYHGFQSPGDFFTVTAGPFTLLTHFSPSLTAQSLGLKTLDKEFCLHIQENQVLNITFSPSSVPLGAFAFVNGIEIISMPAHLYYISRARPMPNGFAVPNSTALELMHRLNIGGDSISPANDSGLYRRWLDDEACFVGSGDCVVNSTAPIKYWKIAPYVAPAKVYQTARCTNKQKSLSWNLTVDSGFTYFVRLHLCELHNHPEVTKHGRNKFVVRIGNGKTDAVEDVITWSGRRGVAVYRDHVVKMPKVGNYGKTHLFLSLGNNNSNNKLRALDSDPILNGLEVFKLSDSQSNLAAGVNPVSKIPEADKSRDRKLVFIISGATLAAFTLILLLGLTIFIFRRKESNEKDKSVTLRGLCRRFTLEELRDATNNFDRALVIGNGGFGRVFKGCIDGGTPVAIKALKPTSTQGSKEFEAEIKMLSDLRYRHLVSLIGCCDEGVKIIVYEYMPGGTLRDHLYSTKGPPLSWKQRLEISIGVARGIKYLHGENTKIIHRDIKPSNILLDDNLVAKISDFGLSRFGPTSLSRSHVTTGVRGTFGYVDPEYFETSRLSVKSDVYSFGVVLFEMLCARPAVDLRLDDEQPTLAEWVRHCIKVGKLKQIMDPNLKGQISPGCLKAYVGIALKCLNNDRHKRPTMAAVLKKLKRALELQECTDAASDDNGEDEEEIMNNNDKQLFLKPNKNAKVVHSCPTFWN